In Sparus aurata chromosome 2, fSpaAur1.1, whole genome shotgun sequence, a single genomic region encodes these proteins:
- the brca2 gene encoding breast cancer type 2 susceptibility protein produces MDLPSQNMYDTFKDDIWKELGPLDPDWFERLTAQTLSSEGNVFDQDELCANQEGNFKAPFDKSAAESQLFSTPKVFRHSRVGSPETEDENSFTAGHEKETLPWTATQSPCLFGMSKEGFQGAKHGSVQHQNEDSFDLLGSPQRSPVSHAKHISESLGAQIHPDISWTSSLNTPPAIPSTLILTKPDESPCPLSVSADVQNVVLVRKLFPSLSNASRVGAVSPKRSDMSTAHKGVVSPVAGQNPESLVSPQSSLNQIEGVWRPKLPDAIEEGEIRSTVASVLDGAEDVLSIFFTNSSSTLRKVKTDRIKRKQIIPTKEHGSSSADISAINNAASSEQKTSDQDSGRHLSPPPVKTGDVGNTQWSPLSFSDIPPCTADSSCPDNGPAIHVENSISTEQLQRDFDSGQQRRPHMKITDSGFTKKKRKFVYTIKTSKLQVQGIEKQSQKMDSSPGIPDSGQNMIMKQVVRAPDEEECCSINKNEMQKQGNLTEENLPPSVQAKLQDLDISQLSRDFAQDFSQMPEPVTLSRVAKDTPRNGFSPSACLSAMKQANQKAGQANLAHDYGDVSNRRSVATTNQNYSINEGTIGDSGFQSAVADTIHVTASSFAVPNSENNGHSQQWTGCKTHIQRSTFTSTSKGSRKTQLDDDLQEAGTDADMPSRIEGSKTLDPGRESELHMESTSNRLSSSAKGTVDNTNCIPLYGQLHGSLPKKTTVSLSTVNASGFKTASNKGIEISSANLERAKHLFEETEGERILSDQHIRCPHDTIHELGINHGSVKDATFNSNQPPSSNEKSVDSSCQLTASQKADVTELCTLLEEADSQFEFTQFKTGELKQDNVTSHQKVDKELDPDFLTGIDFDDSFNSDLEKHLRVHDKMTKVSDGETSTATSKSTGLSLSNEMKKENSSAEDASSSSKQISEGSLSVMSDENKNLYRAGHTETSKLEKNNYLMLGVGFKTAGGNVLRVSKKCLSKAKALFADLEENLMINEKFPDKQSSETNAKTERNCKMDKHTASVLSHKQDGGHITCSDRQVTGIRDEDATECPNNSKVDTAKCQSGFQMASGKGISISTKAIQEANAFFKDCDVMDTSAGVSVQHRKGTEPLSGVGVSVSHKKNLQKFKNVQGMKANFSKEPINEVEDVNAGPTARHTDVEQHKVEIHNFGLKSTVALTSAASFHGNPSSTAKGLSSLSFKTSKNVGSSVVNELSASVGFSTARGEKVLVSADALKKAECLLNDIDTLQDTNTQRKQKDGALETGHRVNQIQGSPPKNGGFQTASGKGFTISSTALKRAKIMLSECGEVDDKIGVKPSHSGMPVPGPTPRNCGFLAASGKPVAFSSEALEKAKALFGDINSSAETPAVSHTRNSEKRQDKDKHMEKIHSGFSNAGGTKVHISLDSTNAAALHGNPPLISMHPPLCQTSKNSSCAANSELSNIGGFCTASGKKVSISDDAMTKAKSLFNENTTIEDTNKPLKQKVDSLPQQNGGFQTASGKGVVVSSAALKKAKTLLSVCEGVEDNISVQPTCSKMTVPGPSGGSHGFVAASGKPVAFSSEALEKAKALFGDISSSAESPDVSNLRNGDKKQDEAENKEKIYCGFSTAGGAKVHVSPGNLLRAKNLLKEFDGSISATAMQEADALFMDGDIMDSRDGITASGKNASVSHDALTKAKSQFNENATFEETNKWLTPELKTVPSQNGGFQTASGKGVAISSAALKKAKTLFSECEGVQDKIDVKPTCSKMPVPGPTPRNHGFLAASGKPVAISTEAFEKAKALFDDISSSAEIPTVSRTRNSEQKDALNDKEKTHCGFSTAGGAKVSVSQKNLLKAKNLLNDLADEECHDLSPHGSHKSIVNDVRRTSSFPTASDKDIPTKDSAPEEVTFLSSLQQFDPEIETFQKSSALGNILIKAKAPTDASKVKEGNLHDSPQAEMAIMLDREINQTSSSEGKQTEESSVLYCHSLNLTGCTETQRRFLAQEALDCTKALLEDENLSEQKLSMTSVNVPLQDNPKSFDGSVEEQKGKGKRLVEDPDMTGQPPLKRRLLEEFDRTVDGPRGSTLEPQKSSPIGVMKDRRVFKYSGSMHPNITRPHRSGTNYVETRLQKTTPTQHSTPGDSISAHSKMSMFVPPFLKNVKSESLSHTVLKDNVRTPAFVPPFKKQRTIVQESTSKPQEEDKQHHLFVMPFKNNTYVPPTKNTQLSVTDNKSKEDLQMVTLADTTKDNLIDNQSLPVGCESEESSTEASLLEDKLPQSQDMFQNLHNVELARDMQDMRLRKKKRQTIRPLPGSLFLTKTSGVPRIRLKAAVNRKPPARYTQKQLYSRGLHQHVCEITSDTAECFRFSLKQFVKQEAFIDGGGVQLADGGWLIPSNDGTAGKEEFYSALCDTPGVDPKLISEEWVYNHYRWIVWKQAAMERSFPETMGSLCLTPEQVLLQLKYRYDVEVDHSRRPALRKIMEKDDTAAKTLVLCVCGVVSGGNSTKRQSGVETPSGDAKVENQSGVVWLTDGWYGIKTQLDEPLTAMLQKGRLAVGGKLIISGAQLVGSQDACSPLEAPDSLMLKICANSSRPARWDAKLGFHRDPRPFLLPVSSLYSNGGPVGCVDIVILRSYPIQWMERKPDGGVVFRSVRAEEKEARRYNSHKQKAMESLFAKVQAEFEKEENGNKQPQRRRRTMSRQDIAGLQDGEELYEAVGHDPSYLEAHLSEQQLQTLHSYRRSLMEKKQAELQDRYRRALESAEDREGSCPKRDVTPVWRLCIADTTDQHGSVYQLNLWRPPSDLQSLLKEGCRYKVYNLTASEGKKPVGSTSVQLTGTKKTQFQDLQASQEWLLTHFQPRFSTRFVDLQNTDFQPLCGEVDLTGYVISIIDGQGFSPAFYLADGNLNFIKVRCFGSLAQAGLEDVVKPRVLLALSNLQLRGQSTSPTPVVFAGDLTVFSTNPKEVHLQESLSQLRNLIQGQANFSQTAEETLSHLIKCDGLSSVSSPALQTRTPASAPTTDRRQDTKMSVMSQQPVRSFGSFTPLSRNSPAQNCSTEKDPSSLKRRRALDYLSRIPSPPPLSNLGSVASPCVNKTFVPPRRSGTPSTLKTVQTPARKAVSSPVEEEWVNDEELAMIDTQALLVGDLK; encoded by the exons CTTCCAAGGTGCAAAACATGGAAGTGTCCAGCATCAGAATGAGGACAGTTTTG ATCTGCTTGGTAGCCCACAAAGATCCCCA GTCAGCCATGCTAAGCATATATCTGAAAGTCTCGGCGCACAGATTCATCCTGATATCTCGTGGACCAGTTCTCTGAATACTCCACCTGCAATACCATCCACTCTGATTTTAA CTAAACCTGATGAGAGTCCCTGCCCACTGAGTGTGTCTGCAGATGTGCAGAATGTTGTC TTGGTTCGGAagctttttccttctctttcaaaTGCATCCAGAGTTGGAGCGGTGTCACCCAAACGTAGTGACATGTCAACTGCTCACAAAG GTGTTGTGTCCCCTGTGGCCGGTCAGAATCCAGAGTCCCTCGTCTCACCCCAGAGTTCTCTGAATCAAATTGAGGGAGTTTGGAGACCAAAGCTACCAGATGCTATAGAAGAGGGAGAAATTCGCAGCACCGTAGCAAGTGTTCTTGATGGAGCTGAAGATGTTCTCTCTATATTTTTCACCAACAGCAGTTCAACACTGAGAAAAGTGAAAACCGATAGAatcaaaagaaagcaaataataCCCACAAAAGAACACGGATCCAGCTCTGCGGACATCTCAGCAATAAACAACGCTGCGTCCAGTGAACAGAAAACATCTGATCAGGACTCTGGCAGACATCTCTCACCTCCACCCGTGAAAACGGGAGATGTGGGAAACACCCAGTGGTCTCCATTGAGTTTTTCTGATATTCCTCCTTGTACTGCGGATTCCTCTTGCCCTGATAATGGTCCTGCTATTCATGTGGAAAACAGTATTTCAACAGAGCAACTGCAGCGTGACTTTGATTCTGGGCAACAAAGAAGGCCACATATGAAAATCACAGACTCTGGATTTActaagaaaaagaggaaatttGTTTATACTATTAAGACTTCAAAACTGCAAGTTCAAGGAATAGAAAAACAGTCTCAGAAGATGGACTCGTCACCTGGGATTCCAGATTCAG GTCAAAACATGATTATGAAGCAGGTGGTGAGGGCCCCAGATGAAGAAGAGTGTTGCAGCATCAACAAGAATGAGATGCAAAAACAGGGAAATCTGACTGAAGAAAATCTACCTCCCTCTGTACAAGCAAAACTCCAGGACCTTGACATATCGCAGCTTTCCAGAGATTTTGCACAAGACTTCAGTCAAATGCCAGAGCCGGTTACACTGAGTCGAGTGGCAAAGGATACTCCTCGAAATGGCTTCTCTCCATCAGCTTGCCTGTCAGCCATGAAACAAGCTAATCAGAAAGCAGGGCAAGCAAATCTTGCCCATGACTATGGTGATGTCAGTAACAGAAGATCTGTTGCTACGACTAATCAAAATTACTCCATCAATGAAGGCACAATAGGTGACAGTGGATTCCAGTCTGCTGTAGCAGATACCATTCATGTGACTGCATCATCCTTCGCTGTTCCCAACTCGGAGAACAATGGGCACAGTCAGCAATGGACAGGCTGTAAAACTCATATCCAAAGGAGTACTTTTACATCTACAAGTAAAggaagcagaaaaacacaattggATGATGATTTACAAGAAGCTGGAACTGATGCCGATATGCCCAGCAGGATAGAGGGAAGCAAGACACTTGACCCTGGCAGAGAGAGTGAGTTGCACATGGAGAGTACATCAAATCGACTATCGAGCAGTGCAAAAGGAACTGTTGATAACACTAATTGCATTCCACTTTATGGTCAACTTCATGGCAGTCtgccaaagaaaacaacagtttcTCTGTCTACCGTCAATGCATCAGGATTTAAAACCGCTTCAAATAAGGGCATAGAGATCTCCTCAGCCAACCTGGAGAGAGCCAAGCATCTTTTTGAGGAGACGGAAGGGGAAAGGATTTTAAGTGATCAGCACATCAGATGTCCCCATGACACTATACATGAACTTGGCATTAATCATGGATCAGTCAAAGACGCAACCTTCAACTCAAACCAGCCTCCCTCTTCAAATGAAAAAAGCGTGGACAGCAGTTGCCAGTTAACAGCTTCACAGAAAGCTGATGTGACGGAGCTGTGCACTCTCCTGGAAGAAGCCGATAGCCAGTTTGAGtttacacagtttaaaacaggAGAGCTAAAACAGGATAATGTCACATCCCACCAAAAGGTTGACAAGGAACTTGACCCTGATTTTCTCACAGGTATAGATTTTGATGACAGTTTCAATTCAGATCTTGAAAAGCACCTGAGAGTGcatgacaaaatgacaaaagtttCAGATGGTGAAACATCCACTGCCACAAGTAAATCCACAGGTTTGTCCTtgtcaaatgaaatgaaaaaagaaaattcctCAGCTGAAGATGCGTCTTCCTCTTCAAAGCAGATCTCTGAAGGCAGTTTGAGTGTAATGTCAGACGAAAACAAAAATCTTTACAGAGCTGGCCACACTGAAACAAGCAAGCTggagaaaaataattatttgatGCTTGGTGTGGGATTTAAGACTGCAGGAGGAAATGTTTTGAGGGTTTCAAAGAAGTGTCTGAGCAAAGCGAAAGCTTTGTTTGCAGATTTAGAGGAGAATCTAATGATAAATGAAAAATTCCCAGACAAGCAAAGTAGTGAAACTAATGCTAAAACAGAGCGCAACTGCAAAATGGACAAACACACTGCTAGTGTTTTGTCTCATAAACAAGATGGAGGACATATAACCtgctcagacagacaggtcactgGCATTAGAGATGAAGATGCTACAGAATGTCCAAACAACAGCAAAGTGGACACAGCCAAGTGTCAAAGTGGTTTCCAGATGGCCAGCGGGAAAGGGATTTCTATTTCAACAAAAGCCATTCAAGAGGCCAATGCTTTCTTCAAAGACTGTGACGTGATGGATACTAGCGCTGGCGTGTCCGTACAACATAGAAAAGGCACAGAACCTTTGTCTGGAGTCGGTGTTAGCGTCAGTCATAAGAAAAACCTCcagaaatttaaaaatgttcaaggGATGAAAGCAAACTTTTCTAAAGAACCAATCAATGAAGTTGAAGATGTGAATGCAGGGCCAACTGCACGTCACACAGACGTTGAACAACATAAAGTGGAGATTCACAATTTTGGTTTGAAGAGTACAGTGGCTTTAACGAGCGCAGCTTCTTTCCATGGAAACCCATCTTCGACTGCAAAGGGactttcatctctctcttttaaaACATCAAAGAATGTTGGCTCTTCTGTCGTCAATGAATTGAGTGCCAGTGTTGGATTTAGTACAGCCCGTGGGGAGAAAGTATTGGTTTCAGCTGATGCGCTGAAGAAAGCAGAGTGTCTTTTGAATGATATCGATACACTTCAGGACACAAACACTCAACGGAAACAAAAGGATGGTGCTTTGGAAACAGGTCACCGTGTCAATCAAATTCAGGGTTCACCTCCCAAAAATGGTGGATTTCAGACAGCTAGTGGCAAAGGATTCACTATTTCATCCACAGCTCTCAAAAGAGCAAAAATTATGTTGAGTGAATGTGGTGAAGTTGATGATAAAATAGGTGTAAAACCATCACATTCCGGGATGCCAGTTCCCGGTCCAACACCCAGGAATTGTGGATTTCTTGCAGCCAGCGGTAAACCAGTGGCATTTTCATCTGAGGCCCTTGAGAAGGCAAAAGCGCTCTTCGGTGACATCAATTCCAGTGCAGAGACCCCAGCTGTTTCACATACAAGGAACAGTGAAAAGAGACAAGACAAGGATAAACATATGGAGAAAATACATTCTGGTTTCTCAAACGCAGGGGGAACAAAAGTGCATATTTCGCTCGATTCTACCAATGCAGCAGCTTTACATGGCAATCCACCTTTAATTTCAATGCACCCTCCATTGTGCCAAACATCAAAAAACAGTAGTTGCGCTGCAAACAGTGAATTGAGCAACATTGGTGGATTCTGTACAGCCAGCGGTAAAAAGGTGTCTATTTCAGATGATGCAATGACAAAAGCAAAGTCTTTGTTTAATGAAAATACAACAATTGAGGACACAAACAAACCTCTGAAACAGAAAGTAGACAGTTTGCCACAACAGAATGGTGGATTTCAGACAGCTAGTGGCAAAGGAGTTGTTGTTTCATCTGCAGCCCTAAAGAAAGCAAAAACTCTGCTTAGTGTATGTGAAGGAGTTGAGGATAACATTAGTGTACAACCAACATGCTCCAAGATGACAGTACCTGGTCCATCAGGTGGGAGTCATGGATTTGTTGCAGCCAGCGGTAAACCAGTGGCATTTTCATCTGAGGCCCTTGAGAAGGCAAAAGCGCTCTTTGGTGACATCAGTTCTAGTGCAGAGAGCCCAGATGTTTCAAACTTGAGGAATGGTGACAAGAAACAAGACGAGGctgaaaacaaggaaaaaatatattgtggTTTCTCGACTGCGGGGGGAGCCAAAGTCCATGTTTCACCAGGAAATCTGTTGAGAGCAAAGAACCTTTTGAAAGAATTTGATGGTTCTATTTCAGCAACAGCAATGCAAGAAGCAGATGCTCTCTTTATGGACGGTGACATTATGGACAGTAGAGACGGCATAACAGCCAGTGGGAAAAACGCATCTGTGTCGCATGACGCATTGACAAAAGCAAAGTCTCAGTTTAATGAAAATGCTACATTTGAGGAGACAAACAAATGGCTGACCCCAGAACTAAAAACTGTGCCATCACAGAATGGTGGATTTCAGACAGCCAGTGGCAAAGGAGTTGCTATTTCATCTGCAGCTCTCAAGAAAGCAAAAACTCTGTTCAGCGAATGTGAAGGAGTTCAGGATAAAATTGATGTAAAACCAACATGCTCCAAGATGCCAGTTCCTGGTCCAACACCCAGGAACCATGGATTTCTTGCAGCCAGCGGTAAGCCAGTGGCAATTTCAACTGAGGCCTTCGAGAAAGCAAAAGCGCTCTTCGATGACATCAGTTCCAGCGCAGAGATCCCAACTGTTTCACGAACAAGGAACAGTGAACAGAAAGACGCTctaaatgataaagaaaaaactCATTGTGGTTTCTCAACTGCAGGTGGAGCAAAAGTCTCTGTTTCACAGAAAAATCTGTTGAAAGCAAAGAACCTCTTGAACGACCTTGCCGATGAGGAGTGTCATGATTTAAGTCCACATGGCAGCCACAAATCAATTGTGAATGATGTGAGAAGAACTTCAAGTTTCCCCACAGCCAGTGACAAAGACATTCCTACGAAGGACAGTGCCCCCGAGGAAGTAACATTTTTATCCTCTTTGCAACAGTTTGACCCTGAAATTGAAACTTTTCAAAAATCCAGTGCACTTGGTAACATTTTAATCAAAGCCAAGGCACCTACAGATGCATCTAAGGTTAAAGAAGGAAACCTCCATGACAGCCCTCAAGCAGAAATGGCAATCATGTTGGACCGGGAAATAAATCAGACAAGCAGCAGTGAGGGCAAACAGACAGAAGAGTCTTCAGTTCTGTACTGTCACTCACTTAATCTCACTGGCTGCACTGAAACCCAGCGGAGGTTTCTTGCCCAGGAAGCTCTGGACTGCACCAAAGCATTGTTAGaggatgaaaatctatctgaacAAAAACTCTCGATGACTTCAGTAAATGTGCCACTGCAAGATAACCCGAAATCCTTTGATGGATCTGTAGAGGAACAAAAAGGAAAGGGGAAAAGACTGGTAGAGGATCCAGATATGACCG GTCAGCCTCCCCTGAAGAGACGTTTGCTCGAAGAATTTGATAGGACTGTTGATGGTCCAAGAGGTTCAACGCTCGAGCCGCAAAAAAGCAGTCCAATTG GTGTGATGAAAGACAGGAGAGTTTTCAAGTACAGTGGCTCTATGCATCCAAACATCACAAGGCCACACAG GAGTGGAACAAACTATGTAGAAACCAGATTGCAAAAGacaacaccaacacaacacTCAACTCCAGGAGACAGCATATCAGCCCATTCCAAGATGTCCATGTTTGTTCCCCCGTTCCTCAAGAATGTAAAATCGGAGAGCCTCAGTCATACAGTGCTCAAGGACAATGTAAGAACACCTGCATTTGTTCCTCcattcaaaaaacaaagaactatTGTCCAAGAGAGCACCTCTAAACCACAGGAGGAGGATAAACAGCACCATCTCTTTGTAATGCCCTTTAAGAACAACACTTATGTACCACCCACGAAGAACACACAACTGAGTGTAACTGACAATAAAAGCAAAGAAGACCTTCAGATGGTGACCTTGGCTGACACTACAAAAGATAACCTGATCGATAATCAAAGCCTGCCCGTTGGCTGTGAATCTGAGGAGTCTTCCACAGAGGCCTCACTCTTGGAGGACAAACTGCCCCAAAGCCAAG ACATGTTCCAGAATCTTCATAACGTGGAGCTGGCACGAGATATGCAAGACATGAGGCTCAGGAAGAAGAAGCGCCAGACCATTCGGCCTTTGCCAGGCAGTTTGTTTCTAACCAAAACCTCCGGAGTGCCGAGGATCCGATTAAAGGCTGCAGTAAACAGGAAGCCCCCTGCTAGATACACCCAAAAACAG CTGTATAGCAGAGGACTTCatcagcatgtgtgtgagatCACCAGTGACACTGCAGAATGTTTTCGCTTCAGTTTAAAGCAGTTTGTCAAACAGGAGGCATTTATAGATGGAGGTGGTGTTCAGCTCGCTGATGGAGGATGGCTGATCCCCAGTAATGATGGCACTGCAGGGAAAGAAGAGTTTTACAG TGCATTATGTGACACCCCCGGTGTGGATCCTAAACTCATCAGTGAGGAATGGGTGTACAATCACTACAGATGGATTGTATGGAAGCAGGCCGCCATGGAGAGATCATTTCCAGAAACAATGGGCAGCCTCTGTCTCACCCCAGAGCAGGTTCTCCTACAGCTGAAGTACAG aTACGATGTAGAGGTGGACCACAGCCGCAGGCCAGCTCTGAGAAAGATCATGGAAAAGGACGACACAGCGGCCAAAACCCTGGTCCTCTGTGTTTGCGGGGTCGTCTCCGGTGGTAACTCCACAAAAAGACAAAGTGGTGTTGAGACTCCAAGTGGCGACGCCAAGGTAGAAAACCAATCTGGGGTTGTTTGGCTGACAGATGGATGGTATGGCATTAAAACCCAGCTGGATGAACCTTTGACTGCCATGCTTCAAAAAGGTCGACTGGCTGTTGGTGGAAAGTTGATCATCAGTGGGGCTCAGCTGGTGGGATCACAAGATGCTTGCTCCCCTCTGGAGGCACCTGATTCCCTCATGTTAAAG atTTGCGCCAATAGCAGCAGACCTGCACGATGGGACGCCAAGCTGGGATTTCACAGAGATCCAAGGCCATTCttgcttcctgtttcctcttTGTACAGCAATGGAGGACCAGTGGGATGTGTGGACATTGTCATACTGAGAAGCTACCCCATACAG TGGATGGAGAGGAAACCGGACGGAGGTGTTGTGTTTCGTTCTGTTCGtgcagaggagaaggaggcgaGACGATACAACAGCCACAAGCAAAAAGCTATGGAGAGCCTGTTTGCCAAAGTTCAAGCTGAATTTGAAAAGGAGGAGAACG GTAATAAGCAACCTCAGCGTAGGAGACGGACAATGAGTCGTCAGGATATTGCAGGTCTCCAGGATGGGGAGGAGCTTTATGAAGCAGTGGGGCATGACCCGTCTTACCTGGAG GCTCATTTGAGCGAACAGCAGTTGCAGACTCTACATTCGTACAGGCGTTCTCTGATGGAGAAGAAGCAAGCTGAGCTGCAGGATCGCTACCGACGAGCTTTAGAAAGCGCAGAGGACCGCGAAGGTAGCTGTCCAAAGCGAGATGTGACACCTGTGTGGAGACTCTGCATTGCTGACACCACGGATCAACATGGCAGTG tttaCCAGTTGAATCTTTGGCGACCTCCCTCGGATCTTCAGTCTTTGCTGAAGGAAGGCTGTCGATACAAAGTGTATAACCTCACGGCTTCTGAAGGAAAGAAACCTGTTGGCAGCACATCTGTTCAGCTTACTgggacaaagaaaacacagtttcagGACCTACAG GCTTCTCAGGAATGgttattaacacattttcagcCGAGGTTCTCGACCCGTTTTGTGGATCTTCAAAACACAGACTTCCAGCCGCTGTGTGGAGAGGTTGATCTCACAGGATATGTCATCAGTATCATAGATGGACAGG GTTTCTCTCCTGCGTTTTATTTGGCTGATGGGAACCTGAACTTCATCAAAGTGCGCTGCTTCGGCAGCTTGGCTCAGGCTGGCTTGGAAGATGTGGTAAAACCACGTGTCCTGTTGGCTCTGAGCAACCTGCAGCTGAGAGGTCAGTCCACGTCTCCCACTCCTGTTGTGTTCGCTGGAGATCTGACTGTCTTCTCTACAAACCCCAAGGAAGTTCATCTACAGGAATCACTCAGCCAACTCAGAAACCTGATCCAG GGTCAGGCAAACTTTTCTCAAACTGCTGAGGAGACGCTTTCACATTTAATCAAATGTGATGGGCTGAGCTCCGTCTCCTCTCCAGCTCTGCAAACACGTACACCAGCGTCAGCTCCAACAACGGACAGAAGACAAGACACAAAGATGAGT GTGATGTCTCAGCAGCCAGTCAGAAGCTTTGGATCATTCACGCCTCTCAGCAGGAACTCTCCTGCACAGAACTGTTCAACAGAGAAAGACCCGAGCAgcctgaagaggaggagagctcTGGACTATCTGTCTCGCATCCCATCTCCACCGCCTCTCTCCAATCTGGGCTCTGTGGCTTCTCCGTGTGTAAATAAGACATTTGTCCCACCTCGGAGGTCTGGGACACCCAGCACTTTAAAAACTGTACAGACTCCAGCTCGCAAAGCTGTTAGTTCACCTGTGGAGGAGGAATGGGTGAATGACGAGGAGCTGGCGATGATTGACACTCAGGCATTGCTTGTTGGTGATTTGAAGTAG